The Naumovozyma castellii chromosome 5, complete genome genomic interval GAATATATGTTTTTCGAATATTGATAAAGGATGTCTATTTCTCTTCTTATCTGATGGCTAAGTTCGTTCAGATGAGGCAAAACTTCAATGAATGATGTTGACTGGGAATGAAACATTGCCTTAAGTTTTTCGATCGCTCTATATACTATCGAAAGTTTCTTTGGTTCCATGTTCATATCGACAGAACTTAGCATAGTAGAAGGTTTAAAAGTTTTAACTAATTCATTTAGAAAAGCTGTGTCGTTAGTTAGATCATTGAAGGCATCGTCATATCCACTTTGAGGAGTTATGTCCAGAGCTTCGTACTCCTCTTCATTCTCCTCTAATTCACTTCCAAGATCAACCTCTAAGTCATTAaaataatcttcttcttcttcttcttcagcacCTGAACCACTTTCAAAAGATGGCATGGTGTAGTTACTTTATCGTTTTGAGTTTCgaattcaatatctttattGACGTTTTAATCAACTTCGctataattttttaactCGCTTTATGACGGACGGATACTAGAATATCCTCTTTTCTTTCCTAATGGTAGGTTCACTTCTATGGAGCAAATAGAGTAAAAAGTAAAAGTATTCTTGAGAGCGATAATATTATGTTtatcttattattatacaatgttatttaaatattaaaacaCCTATTTGTTTGAGTTCAATTAATTTCGAAATCCTCGACCAATGCAGAACCAAATGCAGCAATCTCACGGAATATAGCatctttattcaaaatgaCATTTTCACTATCGATTGGTTTCATATTACAATCCAAGTTAACTTTAAATTTGTGTTGTTTCTTGAATAGTGGTTTTATTAGCCCAGTGATTACGTTCTTATCACCTTTATTACCTCCTGTTACACCTATATATCTATGACTGGAAAATATAAGGCTATTCTTGTATTTCATATTAAGATATTTCACCAATTGGTAAGTTGGGTCCATCTTTTCAGATAATGTACTTAGATCTGATGGGAACTTGGAAGGAGCATCAGCAtttgttatatttttgaattcagAAAAATCTAGTATaccagaagaagatttcaaTGGGGTTGGAGTCTTCAAATGAACAACGAAGTCGTAATCTTTCAAACCAGGAGTAAATAATAATCCAATTGTCTGACCATTAATACCATGTGTTTGTAATAGGTTTACAGCCACCTTTGCTAGTGCTGTAAGTCTGGTTGCAATAGCTAATGGAATACCGCTTGAGTATAATATACCACTTGGATCGTTCTTAGAAGCAACAAAAAATTGCAAATGAATACCATTTGGATCACTACTTCTCATATTGTTGAAGTTTGTCTGAATGCCCTTGTATTGCGCTAatgttaatttttcagataacttcttcattgttTTCGAGTCTAAATCAGTACCACCGATACTAGTCTCAAATGAAGattctaattcatcatctggTTTTACCAAATCCAAAATTAATGGATCCTCCTTCCAATTCCATtgagaaataaatttcaatatttttagGAAACCATTTTCTACAGACCCTGGGATATTGTATGGAGCATGTTCTACAAATGGTTTCATAGCAATTAATTCAACTAACTCATCATTCAAATGTCCCAATAATAAATGTGTATCTAaccattttttgaagagtCTTACTACTGGAGAATAGAAGTGGTAAGCATGGGAAATATTCtcaattgttcttgtatGTCTAATGGATGCCAAGTACTTGGATGTAAACTTTAGAAAAGTCTTCTCTAATTCCGGtttcatttcatttctGGCGTTAGAAATAGCTCTTAGATATAAGACTTCATCACGTTCGGTCAAAACTCTAAGTTTGAATCCAAAACCTTCTGGTGTCAGAATGTTTAGAGTAACGATTTCAAGATTATATGGAATGGATTCATCCCTAGTGAAAAATGCCTTGTATTGATTGCTATCATCAGAATCTAGAGCTTCTTGGATCTTTAATAGGAAAGCAGTCTTTGCTTTCTCGAGGGATGTTATTTCATCTGGCCATTTAGGAGACgtttcaaattccaaaataaCATCTTGGAAGAAATCAGGATCAGAATATGCAAAAGGTACCGGTTGGCATAATGAAGTATATCTAAATGCAGGGCCCACTGGTAAAATAGATTTTATAGATAATGGTAAGGTCATCTTGAATACTACCTTATACAAGTTATCAAACGATTTCTTCAAGTTGTAGAAACTCgttaaattcaaaacaGATGTTGTAGAACTTGCTGGTAAATTAGGTAATGGTAACAAGTCTTGAAATTCTTTGgttattgtattattaatCTGCATTTTTTCTGAAACATGCTTTTTCAAAGCAAAATTCAAGATAGAAGAAATAATAGGTTCTGATGATGAGGTTGACCAGACACAACAATGTGTAATGGAACCATCTTTGAAACGACGAAGGGAAGACTTTGGTCCCCAAAAGCTTTTAAAGAAGATTGCTTCCGGTGTAGCTTCTTCAGAATGAGCTGGTCCCTTAGTAACCAATTTCTCAGACTCGTCTGGATTAactaataatttcaattttataaactcaaaattgaaattattccCCCCACTACTTGAATGtacttttcttcttgaaattggaaaagttgTGACTACATTTTGCAACTTAACTTCAATCAAGTTGATTCTGTCACCCAACGCGATTTTCACAACATTTGTTATTTTATTCACAATGAAATTCTCAATCGTAATAAACTTTATTCTTTCCAATGGACCAAAATTAGATGATAGGAATGAATCACTATTACCAACAGTGCCAAGCGGAAACAATAGGTCAAAGCAATGATCGTATTTCAAGTTATCCGTCCTGCTAATATTAGTTaggaaaatatttgaaaattgaTCTTGAACCACGTTGTTTAACATTGTTAATGTCTCCTTAGCATACATCTTCAATGCTTGATAGGAAACATTGGtcattttggaaagaatGTTAACTTTGGTTGATTTATCAAAGAGTGTAGGCGCTTGAAATCCCTCTTCGATATACTTGGAGGAATGATTCTCATCTTCAGAACTAAATTGTAAATGACCGTCAGTACACAAGTCCATTGTTGCTAGATATTTAATAACACctttgaataattgataaGAGGAAAATCCATGAAgcaaaattttattaccATTGACACCACCACCATTCAATAATGTAGCCATCAAGGTAGTGAATTCAAATGTCCCAAAGCCACCTAAGGACCCGGAATGTGCTGACTGAGAGGAAAATCCACGCTGCTGTAGCCATAGTCTCCCTAAAACAGCTGCCTCTTTGAAGGCAATTGTTTGCTTTTTAGTCTTGTAAAGATATTTTAGATAGACTTCATACGTTGTCGAAGAGAGAATTGCAAAATTGTATAATGGAGTAACAGGTAATTCAGACACAGAGTCGTCGTGCGCTATTCTGATACAATTTTTGTTAGGTAACAATTTTTTAGCATCAAATATCTTATGAGGGAAACcaataattaaatttatgGAAAACCTAGTCTTGTAGAAATTGTATTCTTCGTTTTGGTGGGAAGGTGCCTTCTTACATGATATGGTAACTATAGGCAACAGAGGGTCATTGTTGAAGTAGGAATATTCTAAAGAAATGTACTGATctaatttttccttcttgaatGATATGGACAGATAGTGGGTCAAGTAGGCCAAATAAACACTTCTTTTATGTAATGCTctgaaatttaaaaaatctttcttttcgAACAATGACTCTGGCATGGTCAAGAGAACATCAATTGCTGATCCATGTGGTTGATATATGCCGGTTTTTAAGGCAAATGATCCAATCAGTGACACAGATGGGGCTTTATAGTCAAATTTGTAATTGGTTGTTGCAGCCATGGGTTTGGGGTCAACAAATGGGACAGATacaatt includes:
- the UTP22 gene encoding rRNA-processing protein UTP22 (ancestral locus Anc_3.426) gives rise to the protein MTGIKRKASESEDPSSAEPKIQKRVSTNELESQDKGNMSEHSEDDSGSENDEEEETEEKHSNTAKSSTTAAHDIHIARETAELFKSNIFKLQIDELLEQVKLKESHVLKVEKFLHKLYDMIQQVPDWEEHSITEVESFFKGKIVSVPFVDPKPMAATTNYKFDYKAPSVSLIGSFALKTGIYQPHGSAIDVLLTMPESLFEKKDFLNFRALHKRSVYLAYLTHYLSISFKKEKLDQYISLEYSYFNNDPLLPIVTISCKKAPSHQNEEYNFYKTRFSINLIIGFPHKIFDAKKLLPNKNCIRIAHDDSVSELPVTPLYNFAILSSTTYEVYLKYLYKTKKQTIAFKEAAVLGRLWLQQRGFSSQSAHSGSLGGFGTFEFTTLMATLLNGGGVNGNKILLHGFSSYQLFKGVIKYLATMDLCTDGHLQFSSEDENHSSKYIEEGFQAPTLFDKSTKVNILSKMTNVSYQALKMYAKETLTMLNNVVQDQFSNIFLTNISRTDNLKYDHCFDLLFPLGTVGNSDSFLSSNFGPLERIKFITIENFIVNKITNVVKIALGDRINLIEVKLQNVVTTFPISRRKVHSSSGGNNFNFEFIKLKLLVNPDESEKLVTKGPAHSEEATPEAIFFKSFWGPKSSLRRFKDGSITHCCVWSTSSSEPIISSILNFALKKHVSEKMQINNTITKEFQDLLPLPNLPASSTTSVLNLTSFYNLKKSFDNLYKVVFKMTLPLSIKSILPVGPAFRYTSLCQPVPFAYSDPDFFQDVILEFETSPKWPDEITSLEKAKTAFLLKIQEALDSDDSNQYKAFFTRDESIPYNLEIVTLNILTPEGFGFKLRVLTERDEVLYLRAISNARNEMKPELEKTFLKFTSKYLASIRHTRTIENISHAYHFYSPVVRLFKKWLDTHLLLGHLNDELVELIAMKPFVEHAPYNIPGSVENGFLKILKFISQWNWKEDPLILDLVKPDDELESSFETSIGGTDLDSKTMKKLSEKLTLAQYKGIQTNFNNMRSSDPNGIHLQFFVASKNDPSGILYSSGIPLAIATRLTALAKVAVNLLQTHGINGQTIGLLFTPGLKDYDFVVHLKTPTPLKSSSGILDFSEFKNITNADAPSKFPSDLSTLSEKMDPTYQLVKYLNMKYKNSLIFSSHRYIGVTGGNKGDKNVITGLIKPLFKKQHKFKVNLDCNMKPIDSENVILNKDAIFREIAAFGSALVEDFEIN